The genomic window CAGCAGCGAGTTTCGCGAGGCGCTCGAGCTCTACCAGCGCGCCCCGCTCCTCGAACTCGGCGCATTGGCCGATGCGACCCGGCACCGGCTCCATCCGGAGCCGACGGTGTCGTACATCATCGACCGCAACATCAACTACACCAACGTCTGCGTGGCCGATTGCGCCTTCTGCGCCTTCTACCGGCGCCCGAAGGACAATGAAGGGTATGTCCTCTCGTTCGAGCAGATCGGCGCCAAGATCGACGAGTGCAAGGCGATCGGCGGTGCGCAGATCCTGCTGCAGGGCGGGCACAACCCGTACATCCCGTTCGACTGGTACCTCGAGCTGATGCGCTATATCAAGGTGCATCACCCGATCCACATCCACGGCTTCTCGCCGTCGGAAGTGGTCTTCTTCTCGGAGCGCTTCCGGATTCCGATGCCGGAGGTCGTGCGCCAGCTGCACGAGGCCGGACTCGACTCGATCCCCGGCGGCGGCGGCGAGATCCTGGTGGACGAGGTGCGCGAGCGCGTCGCCAAGAAGAAGGCGCAGACCGACGAGTGGCTCGGCGTGCAGGAAGAGGCGCATCGCCAGGGGATGAAGACCTCGGTCACGATGATGTACGGCCTCGGCGAATCCGACGAGGACCGCATCGAGCACCTCTTCCGCATCCGCGAGGTGCAGGCGCGCACCGGCGGGTTCACGGCGTTCATCTGCTGGCCGCTGCAGCCCGAAGGGACGGCAATGAGCGACCGCGTCAAGACGGACGCCGTCACCTACCTCCGCACGCTGGCTACCGCGCGCATCCTCGTCGACAACATTCCCAACATGCAGGCCAGCTGGGTGACGATGGGGCTGAAGGTGGGGCAGGTGGCCCTCCGCTTCGGCGCGAATGACTTCGGGTCGCTGATGATGGAGGAGAACGTCGTCTCCGCCGCTGGCACCACGTACCGCGCCACGATCGAGGAGATGGAGCGCGCCATTCGTGATGCCGGCATGCACCCGGCCCGGCGTCGCCAGGACTACTCGCTCATCGAATCGCCGTTGGCGGCGGTCGCGTGATTCGCGTCGGGATCGGCTACGACTCGCACCGTTTCGGTGCCGGACGCCCGCTGATCCTCGGCGGCGTGACGATTCCGTACTCCCTCGGCCTCGTCGGCCACTCCGACGCCGATGCGGTTTCGCACGCCCTCACCGACGCGCTCCTTGGCGCCGCCGCGCTGGGCGACATTGGCCGGCTCTTCCCCGACACCGATCCGGCCTACGCCAATGCCGACTCGATTCCGCTGCTGATCGAGGCGCACCGCCGCGTGATTGCCGCCGGCTGGACCATGCAGCAGTGCGACATCACCGTCATCGCGCAGGCGCCGAAGCTGGCGCCGCATGTCCCCGCGATGCAGGCGCGCCTCGCCGAGGCGCTGGGTGTCGGCGATGGGGCGGTGTCGCTCAAGGCCAAGACCAACGAGGGGATGGGGTTCCTCGGCCGCGGCGAAGGGATTGCCGTGATCGCCGTCGCGACGCTGCGGCCCGTCTGATGGCCGCGATGGTGGAATGGCTGGCGGGGCTCCCGCCGGTCGCCATCTATGCGGTGATTGCGCTCCTCGCCGCCGTCGAGAACATCTTCCCGCCCTTTCCGGCCGACACCGCGATTGCCCTCGGTGCCTTCCTCTCCTATCGCGGCATCATCGACGCGCGGATCATCTTCGCGATCACCCTGGTTGCCAATGTTGGCGGTGCCATGGGGATGTACTGGCTCGCCGCGCGCCACTCCCACACCCTCTTCGAATCCGGCTTCGCCAAGCGCTTCCTCCCGGAGCAGGGGCTCGCCATTGTCCGGAAGGAGTACCAGCGGTTCGGCCTGCTCGGTCTCTTCGTCGGGCGGCTCCTCCCTGGGGTGCGTGCGGTCGTGGCGCCCTTCACGGGGCTGATCCACCTCGGGCCGTTTCGCGCGCTGGTGCCGATTTTCTTCGCCTCCGCACTCTGGTACGGTGGGATCATTCTCGCCGCGGCGAAGCTTGGCGAGAATTGGGAGACGGTGATTGGCTGGGTGAATCAGTTCAACAAGGTGGCCGGCATCGGGCTGTTGGTGCTGATCGCGATCGGCGGCCTCATCTGGTGGCGCCGACGGAAGCGCCTGGCACCGTGAGCCTCGGCGACCTCCCCCCGGAATTGGTGGCCGCGTTTCACCTCCCCTCCTTCCGCGATCACCTCTCCCTCGAAGCAGGGCACTCGCCCAACACGATCGAGGCGTACCAGCGCGACTTGTCTCGGCTGGTCTCCTTTGCCCGGTCGAAGGGGATCACCGAGCCGCGGCAGTTGACGACACCGCTCCTGCGCGAGTTCATCTTCCTGTTGAAGGACCTCGAATTGAGCGGCGCCACGATTCGCCGGCACGTGTCGTCGCTGCGAACGTGGTTCGCCTTCATGGCGGCCGAGGGGTTGGTCGAGAAGGATCCGAGTGATCGGCTCGAGACACCGAAGAAGTGGCGGACACTCCCCGACACGCTCTCCGTGGAGGAGGTGGACCGCCTCCTCGCTGCGCCGCAGGTGGACGAGACCCTCGCATGGCGGGATCGCGCGATGCTCGAGCTGGCCTACGGGGCCGGTCTGCGTGTCTCGGAGCTCTGCGACATGGGACTCACCGACCTGCTGCTCGGTGATGGGCTGGTGCGTGCATTCGGGAAGGGGCGGAAGGAGCGGCTGGTGCCGATCGGGCGTCCGATCGTGAGCGCGGTGTCGGTGTATCTGCACACCACGCGCGCCGAACTCGACCGCGGAAAGTCACAGGGCAGGGTGCTGTTGAACGCGCGTGGGGAGCCGTTGAGCCGGGTCGGTGCCTGGGGCATTGTAAAGAAGCGGGCCGCGCAAGCGGGAATCACCAAGCGCGTGACGCCCCACACACTGCGGCATTCGTTTGCGACGCACCTGCTCGAAGGGGGCGCGGACCTGCGGGCGGTGCAGGAGATGCTCGGCCACGCCGACCTCTCGACCACGCAGATCTACACCCACGTGGACCGCGACTACCTGCGGAACGTGCACCGGAAGTTCCACCCACGGGGCTAGCGGGTCAGGCGCATCCCTCGACCAGGCGCACTTCCGGCAATCGCCCGGCCCGGAAGGTGGTCACCGACGTGCCGTTCGTCTCGAAGATCATCTGGAAGCCGGGTCGACTCGCGTCGGTCACCACGAGATAGTGGCCGATCGGGGCCTCGTAGGGATGCGGCTCGACCGTCATCCGGTTGCCGTACACGGCACGCACGGCCGCCTCGGGGCTTCCGACGCCGATCCCCTCCGCGGTGCGCACGCCTTCGGTGCTGACGTTGGCGCGGACGAGGGTGTCGCCAGCGACCATGAAGGAGACTCCCTTCGGCAGCTTGGCGAAGTTGGCATAGCCGCACACCGCGCCTGCCTCGATGCGCTCCACCTTGGCCGGCCCGAGGACGCGCTCGGCCGCAGCGACTGTCATGCCAACGCGCCCCAGTCCGATGCCGTCCATCTCAAGCTGCCACTTGACGTACTTCGGGGGATGCAGCACGGCCTGCAGGGAGGCGACGAGACTCCCTCGATTGGCAAGGGGCCAACTTCCGCCGTACCGAATGTCGGTGACCACCCAGTGTCCGCTCTCCATCGCCACCACTGCCGTGTCGGTCCACTCGACCACGGGCGAGACACTGTCGTTGCGGAACCGGACCACTAGCCGATGCACCGGGGCGTCGGCTCCTGCTGCGTCCGGAGCCACCGACGTCGCGCCCTCGAAGAGCGACGAGAAGAGATCGCCCTCGGCAAACGCCGGCTTCTCACCCGACTGGGCCAGCACGTCGGCCTCTCGACGGAGGTGCGCGCTGTCGAGGGTCGCGTGCAATTCGTTGCCAAGGTGGGGCGCCATGCGGGCGAGCTGTTCGACCGTCGGCGCGCCGGTCACCTTGGCGTCCCGAAGGATGTCATAGAGTGCGGTCACCGCCTTCTGGGGCGTGTCCTGCTGGCAGCCGGCGACGACCGCGGTCGTCAGGGCGAGCAGGAAGGCGGGGCGAAGGCGTCGGGTCGAGGGGAGCAGGCGATCCTCCAGAAGTACCGGGGCGACAGATGACCACGTCCCCCGCAATTTACACGCGGGCGAACAGCCACTGCAGTATGGCCACGCTCAGCATCGCGCCGGCGAGCATCAAGGCGCCAACCAGGACGACCAGTGCCCCGACCAGCACCACCACGAAGCGGCGATCGGCGCGCGCCGCGGTCGGCGGCTCGCTCAGGTGCCGTTCGAGGAGGATGAGGTTTCGCCGATTGGCCTTCCAGGCCGCGTCGAAGAGGTCGCCCAGGAGCGGGACGATGCCGAGCGTGGCGTCGAGGGCCACGTTCCCCGCCATCCGCGTCAAGGTGAAGCGCGAGACCCCCTGCCGCACCGCCGCGGCCACGATCGCCGGCGGAGAGGGCGGCACCGGCGGCATCGCCGACGCCCGGCACGAGGCCGAGAATCGGGTCCATACCGAATCGGAACGACGTGCCGGGCACGCGGATGCCATCATCCAGCCAGGTGGTCACCCGGCGAAGATGGGTCAGCGCCCCAGGCGCCACGGGATCGCGCGTCAGGGCGTCGACTCCACGGATCAGTCGTCGAGCACGAAGGTGACTTTCAGGATCACGCGAAAGGCCACGATCTTCCCCTCCTTCACGATGACCTTCTGCCCCTCAACCCACGCGCCCGTCACGTTGCGGATGGTCTTGTGGGCACGGGCCACGCCCTCTTCAATGGCGTCCTTGAAGCTCTTGTTCGACTCGGCGATCAGTTCGGCAACCTTGGCGACGGACATGCGGCGCTCCAGATATCGGGGTGAACCGTGAACCTACTGCCGTACCCCGGGGCCGGGATATCGCTCCTTGGAGCGGGCTCAGGGTGTCGAAGACGGCGGTTGTCCGATGAACTGGTCGAACCGATACGTCGCGAGCGCGGCGTCGAGCCGCCGTGCAATCTCGGCCACCAGCCTGGTGTCGGGTCCACGATCCATCCAGATCCCGACGTGTGACTCACCATCGGGGCTGTAGCTGACATGGAGCACGGTTTCCCCGATCTTCACTTCTTGCGCAAACGCCGACTCGTCGCTGGTGACACGCTCTGCTTTGAACTCAGCCACCAGCCAATCGATCACCGCTGGCCGCAGCCCGGGCAGGGCGGGGCCAAGGCGATATTCGCGGTAATCGGATGCAGTGGAGAGCGTCCCCCGATACGGCATCGGGGCGAAGCTCGCTCGGGGCACCAGCGAGTCGAGGTGTCCGGGCTCGTGCCGCCACTCGAAGTGACGCTGCAGCCACGCCTGGTCGACGTGGTCGATCACGAAGTAGCGCATCCGTGCCGCATCCACCGACATCCGGTAGCGGGGACCTCCATCAAGCCGGGTGACGGCCAACACCAACTTGCCCGTGGTGTCCCTGTCCCATTCCGCGCGCACAAAGCTCTGCGCATCCGGCGCGATCCCGATCGGCGGCAACCGGTCGATCAGCTGCGACTGATCGGCACTGTCATACGGCCGCAGGGTCATCGTCTCGCTGTCGAAGAGATGGTTGGCCAAGAGGTAATAGCGCGATCGGGCGAACGAGGTGCGATCAAAGCGCCCTTCGGGCATCAGCGTCGTGGTAGCCAGTTCTGCCGCATCGTTGGTGAGCGGGGCGAGTTGCATGGGATGGGCACATGATCCGACGCGCTCGATCCGCGGTGCTCCGGCCGTACTCACCAGCAGGTAGCAGGTGCCCACGCCCTGCTCGATGGTGACCTGGACCATCAGCGCCGGCGTCGGACCACGTACGGCGGCGACGGCCGTCGCGAGCTCGACCGGCGTCACCGTCTCGACAGAATCTGGCCGGTGCGGGATCACGACGGGCTGTCCCCGGTGTCGGATCCGGAATTCCGCGGTCGCGCTCCACATTGGCGGCTGGCCAGCGTAGGTCACTTCCCCCAGCCAGCGCGCGATGGTGGTGACCTCGAAGGGGCCGAACGCTTCGGTGCGGAGCGGCTGATTGGCTGGCACGACGCGGAAGCGGAACGTGATGCCGTCGTCGCCAGGCTTGCGAGGGAGCCACTCGCTCCATTCGAGTTGACTCCGCTTCGGCGAGCGCCCGATCGGGACCCTGAAACCGTTCTTGAGAATGCTGTCGGGGACCACGTCGATGATCCGGTCGCCCCGTTCGGTGAAGAGCGAGACGGCGCCCGGCACGATCCAGCGGCCATCCTCCATGCGTGCATCTTCGCGCCAGAGGGGGCCGTTGCGGCTGGTCCGCAACGTCCCGCCAGTCGCCGAGTGCAACCGGAGGAACCACTCGGCCGAGTCAGCGGCAGGGAGCGGCTGACCGGCTGGCCAGCGGAACTCGACGGCCAGCGCCACTGTCTCGCCGCCGAGGGTCGGTGGCACGTCCGCCATCAACCGGGAGATCCCTCCGATGAGGCCGATGCAGCTGCAGGTGATCAGGAGGGCTACCCCCAGCGCCTTGAAGAATCCGGGACCGAGGTAGCGTGAGACCACGAAGCCGACGAGGAGCCCGCCGACCAGCCCGACGAGCCCCAGCCCCACGACGAAGTAGCCCGAGTTGCCCTCGAACGAGGAGATCCGGTGCCAATCCACGGCCAGGGTGGCCACGAAGCCTGCGGCCAGCATGGTGAGGAGGCCGGAGAGGATGGCTACGGCGATCGAGGCGAGCCAGGTCATGAGGACAGTCGGTGGCGGGGAAGGCGGAATCGCAGGATCGGCCGGGGTCCGGCCACCCCATTCTCGGCCCGCTGGGCGTACCCGTCAAGGGTCGACACGCACCGGTCCGACTACCTGCCGGTGGCCCGCCGGGGGTATCATCCGAGGTTCCCCCCTCGCACCTGCACCTCCCCCGGAGGGCGTATCCGCTTCAGCCCATTCCGTGCGTGGCGTCCCAGGCCCGATCTGGTCGATCGCGTCGTCGCGCCGCCCTACGATGTCGTCAACCGCGCCGAGGCAGCTGCCCTGGCCGCCGGCAATCCGCTCTCCTTTCTCCACGTGGGACGGTCCGACATCGACCTCCCCCCAGACACCGACCCGCACGACGATCGGATCTACGCCAAGGCCAAGGAGAACCTCGACCTGGTCCTCGGCAACGGCACCTTCATCCACGACGATGCGCCGGCCTTCTACCTCTACGAGCTGACCCGCGAGGGGAAGTCGCAGGTCGGCGTGGTCGGTCGAGTGCATGTCGACGACTACGAAGCCGACCTGATCAAGAAGCATGAGAAGACGCGGCCCGACAAAGAGGACGACCGCACTCGCCACGTGCTGACCCTCGCCGCGCACGCGGAGCCGGTCTTCCTGACGCACCGGCCGGAAGCCTCGTTGGCCGCGCTCAACGCCACCACGATGGCGCAGGAGCCGCTGTACGATCTGGTCACCTACGATGGGGTGCGCCAGCGCGTCTGGCGTGTCAGTGCCACCGACGCCTATGCTGCCGCCTTCGCGGCGATGCCGGATTGCTATGTAGCCGATGGACACCACCGCTGTGCCTCCGCGTGGCGCACCGGCAAGGCGCTGCGAGCGGCCAACCCGCATCATACCGGCGATGAAGACTACAATTGGTTCCTCGCGGTGCTCTTTCCGTCGGATCAGCTCCACATCCTCTCGTACAATCGCGTCGTGAAGGATCTGCATGGCCTCACCCCGGCGGCGTTTCTTTCGCGGCTCGCCGCGGTGGGCACCCTGACCCCAACCACGACACCGGTGCCCGATGCGGCCGGGACGTTCGGCATCTATGTCGACGGCAGCTGGCACAGGTTGCGGCTCGACTCGGCCTCCGTCGCTGCCGACGATCCGATCGGCTCGCTCGACGCGTCGTTGCTTCACGAGCGCGTGCTCGCACCGATCCTCGGGATCGGCGACGTGCGCATCGATCAGCGGATCGACTTCGTGGGCGGCATCCGCGGGACCGCCGAGCTCGAACGTCGGGTGGATTCCGGCCAGGACGCGGTGGCCTTCGCGATGTATCCCGTGTCGGTCGCACAGCTGATGGCCATTGCCGACGCCGGCGCGATCATGCCGCCCAAGTCCACCTGGTTCGAACCCAAGCTGAAGAGCGGGTTCTTCGTCCACACCTTCGACCCCATGACCCCGGGAGGGGCAACGCAATGAAAGTGCTGGTCGCAGACAAGTTCGAAACCGTGGGCGTCGATGGACTGAAGGATCTCGGCTGTGACGTGGTGCTTCGGCCCGATGGTGCCATGGAGGAACTCCCGGCCACCATCGCCGAGGTGAATCCCAAAGTGCTCATCGTGCGCGGCAAGAAGGTGAGCGAGGCCGCATTGGCGGCCGGTCCGGCCCTCTCGCTGGTGATCCGTGCCGGCGCCGGCATCGACTCGATTGATGTCGCCGCCGCCTCGCGCCTCGGGGTCTTCGTCGCCAACACGCCGGGCA from Gemmatimonadota bacterium includes these protein-coding regions:
- the xerD gene encoding site-specific tyrosine recombinase XerD, with translation MAGGAPAGRHLCGDCAPRRRREHLPALSGRHRDCPRCLPLLSRHHRRADHLRDHPGCQCWRCHGDVLARRAPLPHPLRIRLRQALPPGAGARHCPEGVPAVRPARSLRRAAPPWGACGRGALHGADPPRAVSRAGADFLRLRTLVRWDHSRRGEAWRELGDGDWLGESVQQGGRHRAVGADRDRRPHLVAPTEAPGTVSLGDLPPELVAAFHLPSFRDHLSLEAGHSPNTIEAYQRDLSRLVSFARSKGITEPRQLTTPLLREFIFLLKDLELSGATIRRHVSSLRTWFAFMAAEGLVEKDPSDRLETPKKWRTLPDTLSVEEVDRLLAAPQVDETLAWRDRAMLELAYGAGLRVSELCDMGLTDLLLGDGLVRAFGKGRKERLVPIGRPIVSAVSVYLHTTRAELDRGKSQGRVLLNARGEPLSRVGAWGIVKKRAAQAGITKRVTPHTLRHSFATHLLEGGADLRAVQEMLGHADLSTTQIYTHVDRDYLRNVHRKFHPRG
- a CDS encoding dodecin domain-containing protein, translated to MSVAKVAELIAESNKSFKDAIEEGVARAHKTIRNVTGAWVEGQKVIVKEGKIVAFRVILKVTFVLDD
- a CDS encoding DUF1015 domain-containing protein — encoded protein: MRFSPFRAWRPRPDLVDRVVAPPYDVVNRAEAAALAAGNPLSFLHVGRSDIDLPPDTDPHDDRIYAKAKENLDLVLGNGTFIHDDAPAFYLYELTREGKSQVGVVGRVHVDDYEADLIKKHEKTRPDKEDDRTRHVLTLAAHAEPVFLTHRPEASLAALNATTMAQEPLYDLVTYDGVRQRVWRVSATDAYAAAFAAMPDCYVADGHHRCASAWRTGKALRAANPHHTGDEDYNWFLAVLFPSDQLHILSYNRVVKDLHGLTPAAFLSRLAAVGTLTPTTTPVPDAAGTFGIYVDGSWHRLRLDSASVAADDPIGSLDASLLHERVLAPILGIGDVRIDQRIDFVGGIRGTAELERRVDSGQDAVAFAMYPVSVAQLMAIADAGAIMPPKSTWFEPKLKSGFFVHTFDPMTPGGATQ
- the mqnC gene encoding dehypoxanthine futalosine cyclase, translated to MSTVDRNSSEFREALELYQRAPLLELGALADATRHRLHPEPTVSYIIDRNINYTNVCVADCAFCAFYRRPKDNEGYVLSFEQIGAKIDECKAIGGAQILLQGGHNPYIPFDWYLELMRYIKVHHPIHIHGFSPSEVVFFSERFRIPMPEVVRQLHEAGLDSIPGGGGEILVDEVRERVAKKKAQTDEWLGVQEEAHRQGMKTSVTMMYGLGESDEDRIEHLFRIREVQARTGGFTAFICWPLQPEGTAMSDRVKTDAVTYLRTLATARILVDNIPNMQASWVTMGLKVGQVALRFGANDFGSLMMEENVVSAAGTTYRATIEEMERAIRDAGMHPARRRQDYSLIESPLAAVA
- a CDS encoding 2-C-methyl-D-erythritol 2,4-cyclodiphosphate synthase; protein product: MIRVGIGYDSHRFGAGRPLILGGVTIPYSLGLVGHSDADAVSHALTDALLGAAALGDIGRLFPDTDPAYANADSIPLLIEAHRRVIAAGWTMQQCDITVIAQAPKLAPHVPAMQARLAEALGVGDGAVSLKAKTNEGMGFLGRGEGIAVIAVATLRPV